The following coding sequences lie in one Capnocytophaga stomatis genomic window:
- a CDS encoding glycine--tRNA ligase: MVNQEDFFKKVISHAKEYGYIFQSSEIYDGLSAVYDYGQNGVELKKNIREYWWKAMVQMNENIVGIDAAIFMHPTTWKASGHVDAFNDPLIDNKDSKKRYRADVLVEDYVAKIEGKIEKEIAKAEKRFGEAFDKDQFISTNARVIEYKNQAETILKRLAKSLENEDLADVKALIEELEIACPESGSKNWTDVKQFNLMFGTKLGATADTAMDLYLRPETAQGIFVNFSNVQKTGRMKIPFGIAQTGKAFRNEIVARQFIFRMREFEQMEMQFFIKPGTQKEWYEYWKEARLKWHLSLGMGDSNYRFHDHEKLAHYADAACDIEFKFPFGFKELEGIHSRTDFDLGNHEKYSGKKLQYFDPEENKNYVPYVLETSIGLDRMFLAVFSNSLQEETLEGGDTRTVLRLPFVLAPTKVAVLPLLKKDGLPEIAREIIDELKFDFSVAYDEKDAVGRRYRRQDAAGTPFCVTVDHQTKEDQTVTLRHRDTMEQIRIPISQLRDTISKEVDMRNWLKKVK, encoded by the coding sequence ATGGTAAATCAAGAAGATTTTTTCAAGAAAGTAATTTCTCACGCTAAGGAGTACGGTTATATTTTCCAGTCGAGCGAAATTTATGACGGGCTTAGTGCCGTTTACGATTACGGACAAAACGGAGTGGAACTCAAAAAAAACATTCGCGAATATTGGTGGAAAGCAATGGTTCAGATGAATGAAAACATTGTTGGGATTGATGCGGCTATTTTTATGCACCCCACCACGTGGAAAGCTTCGGGACACGTTGATGCCTTTAACGACCCACTTATTGATAATAAAGACTCCAAAAAACGCTATCGGGCTGATGTACTGGTAGAAGATTATGTAGCCAAAATTGAAGGAAAAATAGAGAAGGAAATTGCAAAAGCAGAAAAACGCTTTGGGGAAGCCTTTGATAAAGACCAATTTATAAGCACCAATGCACGTGTGATTGAGTATAAAAATCAAGCTGAGACCATCTTAAAACGCTTGGCGAAATCGCTTGAAAATGAAGACTTGGCAGACGTAAAAGCCTTGATTGAGGAATTGGAAATCGCTTGTCCTGAATCGGGTTCAAAAAATTGGACAGACGTGAAGCAATTCAACCTGATGTTTGGTACGAAACTCGGGGCAACCGCTGATACGGCGATGGATTTGTACCTTCGCCCCGAAACGGCACAAGGGATTTTTGTAAACTTCTCAAACGTGCAAAAAACAGGACGAATGAAAATTCCGTTTGGCATTGCACAAACAGGGAAAGCATTTCGTAATGAGATAGTTGCACGTCAGTTTATTTTCCGTATGCGTGAATTTGAACAAATGGAGATGCAGTTTTTCATTAAGCCAGGCACGCAAAAAGAGTGGTACGAATACTGGAAGGAGGCCCGCCTCAAATGGCATTTGTCATTGGGAATGGGCGATAGCAATTACCGTTTCCACGACCACGAAAAATTGGCACATTACGCCGATGCGGCTTGTGATATTGAGTTTAAGTTCCCGTTCGGATTCAAAGAGTTAGAAGGAATCCACTCACGTACCGATTTCGATTTGGGCAACCACGAAAAATATTCCGGAAAGAAATTACAATATTTTGACCCTGAGGAAAATAAAAACTACGTTCCGTATGTGTTGGAAACTTCCATCGGGCTGGACAGAATGTTTTTGGCGGTTTTCTCAAATTCACTACAAGAAGAAACTTTGGAAGGAGGCGATACGCGTACGGTGCTTCGTCTGCCTTTCGTGTTAGCACCGACCAAAGTGGCTGTGCTTCCGCTACTTAAAAAAGACGGACTACCGGAAATTGCCCGCGAAATCATAGACGAGTTGAAGTTTGATTTCAGTGTAGCTTACGACGAGAAAGATGCTGTTGGACGTCGTTATCGCAGACAAGATGCAGCCGGAACTCCTTTCTGCGTAACGGTGGATCATCAAACCAAAGAAGACCAAACGGTTACTTTGCGTCATCGCGACACAATGGAGCAAATCCGTATCCCAATTTCACAACTAAGAGACACCATTTCCAAAGAAGTAGATATGCGAAATTGGTTGAAAAAGGTAAAATAA
- a CDS encoding anthranilate synthase component I family protein: protein MRIEKKFKIESLKNIKKKALFWANSLQTEMIWLDSNHYPDKYRRFEAVLAFYPHKILKKYESKGAFDALKSFIDATNDYVFGYLSYDLKNDVEKLSSNNADGLLFPEIYFFQPEKIIFFQEDCLVFSYLENVSQEIDSDFQKICTFSEESNSKKAGFLQKNPVSARISKENYVKQVGKMQKHIARGDIYEANFCQEFYIENIEIESLAVYEKLNDISTPPFASFLKFDGKYVLSASPERYLQRKGNVVVSQPIKGTARRSENQEEDRKLCLELEQNPKERSENVMIVDLVRNDLSLYAEKGSVKVTELCKPYTFRQVHQLISTIEVKVKEGTHSVDVIRSTFPMGSMTGAPKISAMQIIENLEATKRGVYSGAVGYFTADGDFDFNVVIRSILYNSENKYLSFSVGSAITAEAIAEKEYEECLVKANAMRKVLE from the coding sequence ATGCGTATCGAAAAGAAATTTAAGATAGAATCTTTAAAAAATATAAAAAAGAAAGCCCTGTTTTGGGCAAATTCCTTACAAACTGAGATGATTTGGCTGGATTCCAATCACTATCCGGATAAATATCGTCGATTTGAAGCTGTTTTAGCATTTTATCCGCATAAAATATTAAAAAAATATGAATCAAAAGGTGCTTTTGATGCACTAAAATCATTTATTGATGCCACAAATGACTATGTTTTCGGTTATTTGTCGTACGATTTGAAAAATGATGTGGAGAAATTGTCTTCCAACAATGCGGACGGACTTCTATTTCCCGAAATATATTTTTTTCAGCCCGAAAAAATAATTTTTTTTCAAGAAGATTGTCTCGTTTTCAGTTATTTGGAAAACGTTTCTCAAGAAATTGATAGCGATTTTCAGAAGATTTGTACTTTTTCTGAGGAATCAAATTCAAAAAAGGCGGGGTTTTTGCAAAAAAATCCGGTTTCTGCACGAATTTCGAAAGAAAATTACGTAAAACAGGTCGGAAAAATGCAAAAACACATTGCTCGAGGCGATATTTATGAGGCTAATTTTTGTCAAGAATTTTATATTGAAAATATTGAAATTGAGTCTCTTGCAGTTTACGAAAAACTCAACGATATTTCAACGCCTCCTTTTGCCAGCTTTTTGAAATTTGACGGAAAATATGTTCTGTCCGCATCTCCGGAGCGTTATTTGCAACGAAAAGGGAATGTAGTTGTTTCTCAGCCAATTAAGGGAACGGCAAGGCGTTCTGAAAATCAGGAAGAAGACAGAAAACTCTGTTTGGAGTTAGAGCAAAATCCGAAGGAACGTTCTGAAAATGTGATGATTGTGGATTTAGTTCGAAATGATTTGTCGCTTTACGCGGAAAAAGGCAGTGTAAAAGTTACGGAATTGTGTAAACCATACACTTTTAGGCAAGTACATCAGCTTATTTCGACTATTGAAGTAAAAGTAAAAGAGGGAACGCATTCTGTTGATGTGATTCGTTCTACCTTTCCGATGGGAAGTATGACGGGGGCTCCGAAAATTTCGGCAATGCAAATAATTGAAAATCTGGAAGCTACTAAGCGGGGAGTTTATAGCGGTGCGGTGGGTTATTTCACTGCTGATGGCGATTTTGATTTTAATGTGGTTATTCGCAGTATTTTGTATAATTCTGAAAATAAGTATCTTTCTTTTTCGGTGGGAAGTGCCATAACTGCCGAAGCCATTGCTGAAAAGGAATATGAAGAATGTCTTGTAAAAGCCAATGCGATGCGAAAGGTGTTGGAATAG
- the mdh gene encoding malate dehydrogenase produces MKVTVVGAGAVGASCAEYIAIKNFASEVVLVDIKEGFAEGKAMDLMQTAPLNGFDTRIVGVTNDYSKTAGSDVAVITSGIPRKPGMTREELIGTNANIVKSVVEQLVKHSPNVIVIVVSNPMDTMTYLVRKATNLPKNRIIGMGGALDSARFKYRLAEALECPLSDVDGMVIAAHSDTGMLPLTRLATRNGVPVSEFLCEDKLANVAQETKVGGATLTKLLGTSAWYAPGAAVSALVQAIACDQKKMFPCSVVLEGEYGQSDICLGVPVIVGRNGVEKIVEIKLNDAEKAKFQESAAAVREVNKDLNSVL; encoded by the coding sequence ATGAAAGTAACAGTAGTAGGTGCAGGAGCCGTTGGAGCAAGTTGTGCTGAGTACATTGCAATTAAAAACTTTGCATCAGAAGTAGTTTTAGTGGACATCAAAGAAGGTTTTGCTGAAGGTAAAGCGATGGATTTGATGCAAACAGCTCCGCTTAACGGATTTGACACACGAATTGTAGGGGTAACAAACGATTATTCAAAAACAGCAGGAAGTGATGTGGCAGTTATCACATCAGGGATTCCACGTAAACCGGGTATGACTCGTGAGGAGCTTATTGGAACTAATGCCAATATCGTAAAATCAGTTGTGGAGCAATTGGTAAAACATTCACCAAACGTGATTGTGATTGTGGTAAGTAACCCAATGGATACGATGACATATTTGGTGAGAAAAGCTACAAACTTACCTAAAAATCGTATTATTGGAATGGGAGGAGCTTTGGACAGTGCTCGATTCAAATATCGTTTGGCAGAAGCTTTGGAATGCCCACTTTCAGATGTTGATGGTATGGTAATTGCGGCTCATAGCGATACAGGAATGCTTCCTTTAACTCGTTTGGCTACACGTAACGGAGTGCCGGTTTCAGAATTTTTGTGCGAGGATAAATTGGCTAACGTAGCTCAAGAAACTAAAGTAGGCGGGGCTACCTTGACAAAATTGTTAGGAACGTCGGCTTGGTATGCTCCTGGAGCTGCGGTTTCAGCTTTGGTTCAGGCAATTGCGTGCGACCAGAAAAAAATGTTCCCTTGTTCGGTAGTTCTTGAAGGCGAGTACGGACAAAGCGATATTTGTTTAGGAGTTCCTGTAATTGTTGGTAGAAACGGAGTTGAAAAAATCGTTGAAATTAAATTAAACGATGCTGAAAAAGCTAAATTCCAAGAAAGTGCAGCAGCAGTAAGGGAAGTAAACAAAGATTTGAACAGTGTTTTGTAA
- a CDS encoding prephenate dehydratase, with protein sequence MQQRVAIQGIKGSFHYQAAQEYFGSEIAIVECNSFDKVAQSLLKNDADLAIMAIENSIAGSILPNYALIDRLNLKIIGEHYIDIQQHLMALPGQDINQLKEVHSHPMALLQCKQFFEDYPQIKLVEDTDTASTAERIHRLQLFGIGAIGSKSAAELYQLNIIRHSIQTMKVNATRFVVLTAKNEEIDRNQANKASLKFQVHHKRGSLATVLNVISDCRINMTKIQSLPVIETPWKYAFFVDIVFENYEDFEKAHKLLSIMAEDFKVLGIYKNTLK encoded by the coding sequence ATGCAACAGAGAGTAGCAATTCAGGGGATTAAAGGGTCGTTTCATTATCAGGCTGCCCAAGAGTATTTTGGTTCGGAAATCGCAATTGTTGAGTGCAATTCCTTTGATAAGGTAGCTCAAAGCCTGCTAAAAAACGATGCCGACTTGGCGATAATGGCAATCGAAAATAGCATTGCTGGTTCCATCTTGCCGAATTACGCACTCATCGACCGATTAAACCTAAAAATCATCGGGGAGCATTATATTGATATTCAGCAACATCTGATGGCACTTCCGGGGCAGGACATCAATCAACTGAAAGAGGTACATTCCCACCCTATGGCACTGCTTCAATGCAAGCAATTCTTTGAGGATTATCCGCAAATAAAATTGGTAGAAGACACCGATACGGCAAGTACCGCCGAACGTATTCATCGGCTGCAACTTTTTGGAATTGGGGCAATTGGCTCAAAATCGGCAGCGGAATTGTATCAATTAAATATCATCCGCCACAGCATTCAAACGATGAAAGTTAACGCCACTCGTTTTGTGGTATTAACAGCCAAAAATGAGGAAATCGACCGAAATCAAGCCAATAAAGCCTCTTTAAAATTTCAAGTTCATCACAAAAGAGGAAGCCTCGCCACGGTTTTAAACGTGATTAGCGATTGCCGAATCAATATGACTAAAATTCAGTCACTTCCCGTAATTGAAACACCTTGGAAGTACGCTTTTTTTGTGGATATCGTCTTTGAAAATTATGAAGATTTTGAAAAAGCACACAAATTGTTATCCATTATGGCTGAAGACTTTAAAGTTTTAGGAATTTACAAAAACACACTGAAATAA
- a CDS encoding DUF5686 and carboxypeptidase regulatory-like domain-containing protein, with protein MKILTLFILFFTVSMSFSQIKGKVTDKNNQPIPFVNIYQENGTIGTTTNEKGDYILNSQHKKLTLVFQSLGYKTERKQLDIERFPHELNITLMEESFQLSEVIVSNKDNPANTIIRNAIKNRAKNSQKNNRFEADFYSKGFLRMKNVPKKILGKEVGDLDGSLDSTRTGIVYQSETISKIKFQKPNKVKEHIIASKVAGNSNGFSINTAAEANFDFYDEYLNFEAQMVSPIADAAFSYYRYELESTFYNDKGLLINKIKLLPKRDKEPVFEGYIYIMEDSWAIYGVEVILKGYRMQNPAFKELRLVQNFSFNEAEQTWYKTLQTIDLKAKVFMIELEGIFSYVYSNHNFKETFDKKEFRGEIRSFSDNANKKDSLFWTKFRQIPLTEEETKNYIKKDSIELVRSSEKYTDSVETKRNKFSIWDIFTGYSYRKKSKGIYLSYNGLTDPMSVGFNTVQGLFLGTGFSFYKSNKETFASTNIYTDLQYSFSENRLRITGGISRQFNRINNAKLRIWGGVQAQQFNKENPISGAINEVTSLFFKDNYMKVYNDEFFNISYGQDISNNINLSGNFSFSWRKPLFNNTNYSWTKRDKPYTSNNPLLPYDYEQSFSKHYVAKLSVNADFYINRTYTSLPKRRIYDYENSYPSFHLSLTNAFISSEKSLQHQHLEGRIKYAPSFDNKGNLYVNIRSGAFFNAKDINFIDYKHFNGNQTHVQLQENPNNSFYLLPYYSHSTNKHYVETHIRHRFNGYFSNKIPFFNKLQWHFTAGFHQINRQGSKPYQEFTFGLENIGWGMVRFLRVEYVRAYQGGFIRDGVMFGLTF; from the coding sequence ATGAAGATTTTAACGCTTTTCATTCTGTTTTTTACAGTTTCTATGTCTTTTTCTCAAATAAAAGGCAAAGTTACTGACAAAAATAATCAGCCTATCCCGTTTGTGAATATCTATCAGGAAAACGGAACTATTGGGACGACAACTAACGAAAAAGGCGATTATATACTGAACAGCCAACACAAAAAACTAACACTCGTCTTTCAGTCCTTAGGTTACAAAACAGAAAGAAAACAGCTTGATATTGAGCGTTTTCCTCACGAATTAAATATAACCCTGATGGAGGAAAGTTTTCAACTTAGTGAAGTGATTGTCAGCAATAAAGACAATCCAGCAAACACTATCATTCGTAATGCCATAAAAAACAGAGCGAAAAACAGCCAAAAAAACAACCGATTTGAAGCTGATTTCTACTCCAAAGGGTTTCTCAGAATGAAAAACGTTCCTAAAAAAATTTTAGGAAAGGAAGTAGGCGATTTGGACGGAAGTTTGGATTCTACCCGAACGGGAATTGTGTATCAGTCCGAGACCATTTCAAAAATTAAGTTTCAGAAGCCCAACAAGGTAAAGGAACACATCATCGCTTCCAAAGTAGCGGGAAACAGTAACGGATTCAGTATCAACACCGCAGCCGAAGCCAATTTCGATTTTTATGACGAATATCTGAATTTTGAAGCCCAAATGGTTTCGCCCATCGCCGATGCCGCCTTTTCCTATTACAGGTATGAGTTGGAAAGCACCTTTTACAACGATAAAGGTCTTTTAATCAATAAGATAAAATTACTCCCGAAGCGAGACAAAGAGCCTGTTTTTGAAGGTTACATTTACATTATGGAAGACTCGTGGGCGATTTACGGGGTAGAGGTTATTCTCAAAGGCTATCGTATGCAAAATCCTGCCTTTAAAGAGCTTCGTTTGGTTCAGAATTTCAGTTTTAATGAGGCAGAACAAACTTGGTATAAAACGCTACAAACCATTGACCTGAAAGCCAAAGTTTTTATGATTGAACTGGAAGGAATTTTCTCGTATGTATATAGCAATCATAACTTTAAAGAAACTTTTGACAAGAAAGAATTCAGGGGAGAAATCCGTAGTTTTTCGGACAATGCCAATAAAAAAGACAGCTTATTTTGGACAAAATTTCGTCAAATTCCGCTTACCGAAGAAGAAACGAAAAATTACATCAAAAAAGACAGTATTGAACTGGTGCGTTCGTCCGAAAAATACACCGATTCGGTAGAAACTAAACGCAATAAATTCAGCATTTGGGACATCTTTACAGGGTACAGTTATCGCAAAAAATCAAAAGGCATTTACTTGTCTTACAACGGATTGACAGACCCAATGAGTGTCGGATTCAACACCGTGCAGGGGTTGTTTTTAGGCACTGGTTTTTCTTTTTACAAATCCAACAAAGAAACCTTTGCTTCAACAAACATTTACACGGATTTGCAGTACAGTTTTTCTGAAAATCGTCTTCGTATCACGGGCGGAATCAGCAGACAATTTAACCGAATTAACAACGCAAAACTTCGGATTTGGGGAGGCGTACAAGCCCAACAATTCAACAAGGAAAATCCGATTTCGGGAGCAATTAATGAAGTTACTTCACTGTTTTTCAAGGACAATTATATGAAGGTGTACAACGATGAATTTTTTAATATTTCGTACGGACAAGACATTTCAAATAACATCAACCTTTCGGGAAATTTCTCTTTCAGCTGGCGTAAACCCTTGTTTAACAACACGAATTATTCTTGGACTAAGCGGGATAAACCCTACACGTCCAACAACCCACTGCTACCTTACGACTATGAGCAAAGTTTTAGCAAACATTACGTTGCCAAACTTTCTGTAAATGCCGATTTTTACATCAACCGAACTTATACCAGTTTGCCAAAACGACGCATTTACGACTATGAAAATTCCTATCCTTCGTTTCATTTAAGCCTTACCAATGCGTTCATTTCCAGCGAAAAATCCTTACAACACCAGCATTTGGAAGGACGGATAAAATATGCACCTTCCTTCGACAATAAAGGAAATCTTTACGTCAATATACGGAGCGGAGCGTTTTTCAATGCTAAGGACATCAACTTTATTGATTATAAGCATTTTAACGGAAATCAAACACACGTGCAATTGCAGGAAAATCCTAACAATTCCTTCTATTTGCTCCCCTACTATTCGCATTCCACGAACAAACATTATGTAGAAACTCATATCCGACATCGTTTTAACGGCTACTTTTCCAACAAAATTCCATTTTTTAACAAATTGCAATGGCATTTCACTGCCGGATTTCATCAAATCAATCGGCAAGGTTCAAAACCTTATCAAGAATTTACTTTTGGTTTGGAAAATATCGGTTGGGGAATGGTTCGTTTCCTTCGGGTGGAATATGTTCGGGCCTACCAAGGCGGTTTCATTCGTGATGGAGTAATGTTCGGACTTACGTTTTAA
- a CDS encoding serine hydrolase domain-containing protein → MNLKYILLFSTIFSFFQSLFGQNKALTDVEVFRKNPSEVVSFEDAQKSAEKIIYFLLQEKRIPGASITITKQNHVIWQKGYGYADIEKKKTIDPQKTLFRIASVSKPLSAVALARLQEKKEFDWNASLYEYVPDFPKKPFDFNIKQLAGHLVGIRSYKGNEIFSNKPMSIEEGIGMFKNDILEFAPGTKYLYSSFNWNLVSLAMERCLNKKFEDIVSEEVLTPLQMQNTFPDKGKITQNQAIPYSRTKKGFQPATTVHNYYKLAGGGFLSTSDDVAKLGNVVICHDFLSQEIESEMLTTLCTDDDKETGYSIGWQSSRDWNNRPYYGHIGNGVGGYAWFYVYPQEQVVVSMLFNSSNPQIDIYLQRITDFILEGAEYLDFGY, encoded by the coding sequence ATGAACTTAAAATATATTCTATTGTTTTCAACTATTTTTTCATTTTTTCAATCACTTTTCGGACAAAATAAAGCTCTTACTGATGTTGAAGTATTCAGAAAGAATCCTTCCGAGGTGGTTTCATTTGAAGATGCTCAAAAATCAGCAGAAAAAATCATATATTTTCTATTGCAAGAAAAACGAATTCCGGGGGCATCCATCACTATTACCAAGCAAAATCACGTAATTTGGCAAAAAGGATACGGATATGCGGATATCGAAAAGAAGAAAACAATCGACCCGCAAAAAACTCTTTTCCGAATTGCGAGTGTTTCCAAACCGCTTTCGGCAGTGGCTCTTGCTCGTTTGCAAGAAAAAAAGGAATTCGATTGGAATGCATCGCTTTATGAATATGTTCCCGATTTCCCCAAAAAACCTTTCGATTTCAATATCAAGCAATTAGCAGGTCATTTGGTAGGCATTCGCAGTTACAAAGGAAATGAAATTTTCAGCAACAAACCAATGTCTATCGAAGAAGGAATTGGTATGTTCAAAAATGATATTTTAGAATTTGCACCCGGAACGAAATACTTGTACAGTAGCTTCAACTGGAATTTGGTTTCGTTGGCTATGGAACGTTGCCTAAACAAAAAGTTTGAAGACATCGTTTCGGAGGAAGTTCTCACGCCTCTTCAAATGCAAAATACTTTCCCCGACAAAGGAAAAATAACTCAAAATCAAGCTATTCCTTACTCCCGAACAAAAAAAGGCTTTCAACCGGCTACCACAGTTCATAATTATTACAAACTTGCCGGAGGAGGCTTTCTCTCTACTTCAGATGATGTTGCTAAATTAGGAAATGTTGTTATTTGCCACGATTTTCTGTCACAAGAAATTGAAAGTGAAATGCTAACAACATTATGTACCGATGACGACAAAGAAACAGGCTATAGCATCGGGTGGCAATCAAGCAGAGATTGGAATAACCGCCCATATTACGGACACATTGGCAATGGCGTAGGCGGATATGCTTGGTTTTATGTGTATCCGCAAGAACAAGTAGTAGTTTCAATGCTTTTCAATTCTTCTAACCCACAGATTGACATTTACTTACAACGCATAACCGATTTTATTTTGGAAGGAGCTGAATATTTAGATTTTGGATATTAA
- a CDS encoding prephenate dehydrogenase has product MKTAVIIGLGLIGGSMALELRKRCGYQIWGIDANPENAQKALELSIIDQIVDYNDITNADIAIVAVPVDIIPKVLQKTLDYVGEQTAVMDMGSVKGSICKSVENHPNRSHFIASHPMAGTEFSGPEAAIYNLFDNKVMVFCEIEKSHKHLVDKAMDFAQKLNMRIKIMSPEAHDRHTAYVSHLSHVSSFMLGKTVLEIEKDEQSIFDLASTGFASTVRLAKSDAAMWCPIFLENKENVLKSLDEYIKNLEEFRKMIQDQEDGKIRKTIKEINYIKKILK; this is encoded by the coding sequence ATGAAAACAGCAGTTATTATAGGCTTGGGACTCATCGGAGGGTCGATGGCTTTGGAACTTCGCAAACGTTGCGGATACCAAATTTGGGGCATTGATGCTAATCCCGAAAATGCACAAAAAGCCTTGGAATTGAGCATTATAGACCAAATAGTAGATTACAACGACATTACAAACGCCGATATAGCTATCGTTGCCGTTCCTGTGGACATCATCCCGAAAGTGTTGCAAAAAACTCTTGACTATGTAGGCGAACAGACCGCAGTTATGGATATGGGTTCGGTAAAGGGAAGCATCTGTAAATCTGTTGAAAATCACCCTAATAGAAGTCACTTTATAGCAAGTCACCCAATGGCGGGAACGGAATTTTCAGGTCCGGAAGCTGCGATTTATAACCTTTTTGACAACAAAGTAATGGTTTTTTGTGAAATTGAAAAAAGTCATAAACATCTGGTAGATAAGGCAATGGATTTCGCTCAAAAGCTAAATATGAGAATCAAAATAATGTCGCCCGAAGCCCACGACCGCCACACGGCTTATGTGTCGCATCTTTCACACGTGAGTTCGTTTATGCTCGGAAAAACGGTTTTGGAAATAGAAAAAGACGAACAAAGCATTTTCGATTTGGCAAGTACGGGGTTTGCCTCCACGGTGCGATTGGCAAAAAGTGACGCTGCAATGTGGTGTCCTATCTTTCTGGAAAACAAAGAGAACGTCCTAAAATCACTTGATGAATACATCAAAAATTTGGAAGAATTCCGAAAGATGATTCAAGATCAGGAAGATGGAAAAATCCGAAAAACTATCAAAGAAATCAATTATATCAAAAAGATATTAAAGTAA
- a CDS encoding ComF family protein, whose protein sequence is MIFRDLLSVILPDYCMGCGCILNDKESFLCISCRGKLPETQMHLQKENRITKRLYGQCDLFCATSLFYFHKDSVVQHLIHQLKYKGKEEIGNWLGNWLGEKIKTVQDFQKTDIVIPVPLHKNKLKKRGYNQVALFGKCLARILQAEYIDDVLIKVKTNTTQTQKDLWSRFADSKDIFAIRNGDKIKGKNVLLVDDLITTGATIESCYNQLIKVENVKVGLATMAYSLLHN, encoded by the coding sequence ATGATTTTTAGGGATTTACTTTCCGTGATTTTACCTGATTACTGTATGGGGTGCGGTTGTATCTTGAATGATAAGGAATCTTTTCTATGTATCTCTTGCAGAGGGAAACTTCCTGAAACACAGATGCATTTACAAAAAGAAAATCGAATAACAAAACGGCTTTACGGACAATGCGATTTATTCTGTGCCACTTCACTTTTTTATTTTCATAAAGATAGCGTAGTACAACATTTAATCCATCAATTGAAATACAAAGGCAAGGAGGAAATCGGAAATTGGTTGGGAAATTGGTTGGGCGAAAAAATAAAAACAGTGCAAGATTTCCAAAAAACAGACATTGTAATTCCCGTTCCTTTACATAAAAATAAGTTAAAAAAACGGGGATATAACCAAGTTGCTCTTTTTGGAAAATGTTTGGCTCGAATTTTGCAAGCGGAATACATTGATGACGTACTGATAAAAGTAAAAACGAATACCACACAAACCCAAAAGGATTTATGGTCACGTTTTGCTGACAGTAAAGATATTTTTGCAATCCGGAATGGAGATAAAATAAAAGGAAAAAATGTTCTGCTTGTTGATGATTTGATAACCACCGGAGCAACTATCGAAAGTTGTTATAATCAATTAATTAAAGTAGAAAATGTAAAGGTAGGTTTAGCAACAATGGCTTATTCCTTATTACATAATTAA